The Candidatus Omnitrophota bacterium genomic interval GAAGTTTTGGAAGGTTGCAACATATTGCTGGCCGATCCCCCGCGAGCGGGAATGCACTCCCGCGTTTTGGAGATAATCCAGCGGCAGTCCTTTCGCGAAATTCTTTACATCTCCTGCAATCCCAAGCAGGGCGTCAAGGATTTGGCCCCACTCCTCCCGCTATACCGGTTGGATTCCATCAAATTATTCGATCAATTCCCCCAAACGCCCCATGTGGAGATGATTATTCATCTGCGAAGAGAATCGGAGGATGGGTCGCGTCGTTTGATCCATCGATTAGTCCTCTAATAAATAGTGATGGGTCAAAAAAGCAACCCGTCCTACTTTTTCTATAACTCCAGGCGCGAAGAGAACGCCATTGAAAGCGTGGTTTCGTCGGCGTATTCCAGTTCGCTGCCGGAGGGCAGGCCGCGCGCCAAACGAGTAACTCTAACGCCGAGAGGACGAATCACGCCTTGCAGATAAACCGCCGTCGCGTCGCCTTCGATAGTGGGATTGGTAGCAACGATCACCTCTTTGACGGGATGATCCAGCCGCTTTAACAGCCGGGAAACGCCGATCTCTTCCGGCCCGACGCCGTCGATAGGCGATAAAGCCCCTCCAAGAACGTGATAAAGGCCGGAATATTTCCCCGTCCGTTCGATCGCCAGCAAATCCTGCGGCTGCTCGATGACGCAGATCGTCGCGCGATCTCGCTGGGGATCTCCGCATACGTGGCAGGGATCAGAATCGGAAAAGTTTCCGCATAGCGAGCATTTTTTGACTTGATTCGCTAGCCGGGAAAGGGCGGCGATCAATTCGTCGATCTCTTCTTTCCGGCGCTTCAACAA includes:
- the recR gene encoding recombination mediator RecR: MNESSPPPGRKTAGPSSIDAVAKQLAKLPGIGPRMAQRLTFALLKRRKEEIDELIAALSRLANQVKKCSLCGNFSDSDPCHVCGDPQRDRATICVIEQPQDLLAIERTGKYSGLYHVLGGALSPIDGVGPEEIGVSRLLKRLDHPVKEVIVATNPTIEGDATAVYLQGVIRPLGVRVTRLARGLPSGSELEYADETTLSMAFSSRLEL